In Pedobacter sp. W3I1, one DNA window encodes the following:
- a CDS encoding sugar isomerase: protein MNIEQNQIEKHNDSLLTSHQRKLSFLKEDWSHVDLESVIQKLVDFQIAIPSWALGTGGTRFGRFAITGGEPRTIEEKIEDVGLLHALNGASGAISLHIPWDIPQNAEALKTLASGYGLKFDAMNSNTFQDQAGSAHSYKFGSLQNVNKNIRKQAIEHNIEVIKHGIALGSDALTVWLADGSCFPGQLNFRKAFENTLESLQEIYSALPEDWKMFVEYKAFEPNFYSTTVGDWGQSLLYASKLGKKAYTLVDLGHHLPNANIEQIVALLLMEGKLGGFHFNDSKYGDDDLTAGSIKPYQLFLIFNELVEGMDAKGMNHAKDLGWMIDASHNVKDPLEDLLQSVEAIMIAYAQALLVDRKALNEAQNNNDVAKAQEILQHTFRSDLRALVAEARLRAGAALSPIALYRGLEVRNKLVNHRGNTVATGL from the coding sequence ATGAATATCGAGCAGAACCAGATAGAAAAACATAACGACTCCCTTTTAACCTCACATCAGCGTAAACTTTCTTTTCTAAAAGAAGATTGGTCACACGTTGATCTAGAAAGCGTAATCCAGAAACTGGTTGATTTTCAGATTGCCATTCCAAGCTGGGCTTTAGGTACCGGTGGAACACGTTTTGGCCGTTTTGCCATTACCGGTGGTGAACCTCGTACCATTGAAGAAAAAATTGAAGATGTTGGTCTGCTACATGCCCTTAACGGTGCAAGTGGAGCAATTTCACTTCACATTCCATGGGATATCCCTCAAAATGCAGAAGCGTTAAAAACTTTGGCATCTGGCTATGGTTTAAAATTTGATGCCATGAACTCGAATACCTTTCAAGATCAGGCAGGTTCTGCACATAGCTATAAATTTGGTTCGTTACAGAATGTAAATAAAAACATCCGTAAACAGGCGATTGAGCATAATATAGAAGTAATTAAACACGGTATTGCGCTAGGATCTGATGCATTAACCGTTTGGCTAGCCGATGGTTCTTGTTTCCCTGGTCAGCTTAATTTCCGTAAAGCTTTCGAAAATACATTAGAAAGTCTGCAAGAAATCTATTCAGCACTGCCAGAAGATTGGAAAATGTTTGTGGAGTACAAAGCCTTCGAACCTAATTTTTATTCAACTACGGTTGGCGATTGGGGACAATCACTGTTATATGCGAGTAAACTGGGTAAAAAAGCTTATACTTTGGTGGATTTAGGTCACCATTTGCCTAATGCAAACATTGAGCAGATTGTTGCTTTATTGTTAATGGAAGGAAAATTGGGTGGTTTCCACTTCAACGATTCTAAATATGGGGATGATGATTTAACTGCCGGAAGCATTAAACCTTACCAATTGTTTTTGATTTTTAACGAACTGGTAGAAGGTATGGATGCAAAAGGCATGAACCATGCAAAAGATTTAGGTTGGATGATTGATGCTTCACACAATGTGAAAGATCCATTAGAGGACTTGTTGCAATCTGTTGAAGCCATTATGATCGCCTATGCACAGGCACTATTGGTTGATAGAAAAGCATTAAACGAAGCACAGAACAACAACGATGTAGCCAAAGCACAGGAAATTTTGCAACATACTTTCCGTAGCGATTTAAGGGCTTTAGTAGCCGAAGCCAGGTTAAGAGCTGGGGCGGCCCTATCACCGATCGCGTTATACCGTGGTTTAGAAGTTAGAAATAAGTTAGTTAATCACCGAGGAAATACTGTTGCCACAGGTTTGTAA